One window of the Eucalyptus grandis isolate ANBG69807.140 chromosome 6, ASM1654582v1, whole genome shotgun sequence genome contains the following:
- the LOC104425462 gene encoding probable LRR receptor-like serine/threonine-protein kinase At1g53420, whose translation MLVIEGSGLQGPIPSEIADLERLSVLRLSDLDGPESPVPKLGCRNIVKLILRSCNLMGELPAYLAKMTNLKTLDLSFNNLSGKIPESYRSLENIGYLYLTGNQLTGAVPDWILVKGKNV comes from the exons ATGCT AGTTATTGAGGGAAGTGGATTGCAAGGGCCGATTCCCTCTGAGATCGCAGATTTAGAGAGATTGTCCGTCTT GAGATTAAGTGACCTCGATGGACCCGAGTCCCCAGTTCCAAAACTTGGGTGTAGAAATATTGTGAAACT GATTCTGAGGAGCTGCAATCTCATGGGCGAGCTACCTGCTTATCTAGCAAAAATGACAAACCTAAAAACATT AGACCTCAGCTTCAACAATCTGAGTGGTAAAATCCCTGAATCCTACCGCAGCCTGGAAAACATAGGATATCT CTATCTGACTGGAAACCAGTTGACTGGAGCAGTCCCTGATTGGATCCtggtgaaaggaaaaaatgtgTAA